From a region of the Corvus moneduloides isolate bCorMon1 chromosome 27, bCorMon1.pri, whole genome shotgun sequence genome:
- the FIGLA gene encoding factor in the germline alpha, translating to MGEPSRAGGWPEVLEPSGVSEPSEVLEPPGALEPSGFSEPPGALEPSEVSEPPGIPQPSEVPGVLQPTPPPEVLEGLLRQRFGPLPCPATIARLRRGPDGAYEPTGDLAEVLERRQAANAKERERIRNLNTGFSRLRALVPLVPRDRRPSKADTLRAAAQYIRLLRAVLRDAGGCQVGTPKPAPQNEGFGAADGGFVAGFHLGINNSIWF from the exons atgggggagcccagcagagctggggggtgGCCAGAGGTCCTGGAGCCCTCAGGGGTCTCAGAGCCCTCAGAGGTCCTGGAGCCCCCAGGAGCCCTGGAGCCCTCAGGGTTCTCGGAGCCCCCAGGAGCCCTGGAGCCCTCAGAGGTCTCGGAGCCCCCGGGGATCCCACAGCCCTCAGAGGTCCCGGGGGTCCTGCAGCCCACGCCGCCCCCCGAGGTGCTGGAGGGGCTCCTGAGGCAGCGCTTCgggcccctgccctgcccggccacCATCGCCCGCCTGCGGCGCGGCCCCGACGGGGCCTACGAGCCCACCGGGGACCTGGCGGAGGTGCTGGAGCGGCGGCAGGCGGCCAACGccaaggagagggagagg ATCCGGAATCTCAACACGGGGTTCTCCCGGCTCCGGGCGCTGGTGCCGCTGGTGCCGCGGGACCGCCGGCCCAGCAAGGCCGACACGCTGCGGGCGGCCGCCCAGTACATCCGCCTGCTGCGGGCGGTGCTGCGGGACGCGGGGGGCTGCCAGGTGGGTACCCCAAAGCCGGCCCCCCAGAATGAGGGATTTGGGGCGGCTGATGGAGGCTTCGTTGCTGGTTTTCACCTTGGAATTAATAATTcaatttggttttaa